One Citricoccus sp. K5 DNA window includes the following coding sequences:
- a CDS encoding non-heme iron oxygenase ferredoxin subunit, producing MAAGQRVCAVAEIGAEEAKRFTVDGIDVAVVRASDGSLHAVNDICSHEEVSLSDGFVEGCALECIGHGSAFDLVTGEPNVLPATAPVAVYALAVEDDSVWVDTATVLNSASLNS from the coding sequence ATGGCCGCCGGTCAGCGCGTGTGCGCCGTCGCGGAGATCGGCGCCGAGGAGGCCAAGCGGTTCACGGTCGACGGCATCGACGTCGCCGTGGTCCGGGCCTCCGACGGCTCGCTCCATGCGGTCAATGACATCTGCTCGCACGAGGAGGTGTCCCTCTCGGACGGATTCGTCGAGGGGTGCGCCCTGGAGTGCATCGGCCACGGCTCTGCCTTCGACCTGGTCACCGGCGAGCCGAACGTGCTGCCCGCCACCGCCCCGGTCGCCGTCTACGCGCTGGCCGTGGAGGACGACTCCGTGTGGGTCGACACCGCCACCGTGCTGAACAGCGCGTCACTGAACTCGTAA
- the sufD gene encoding Fe-S cluster assembly protein SufD: protein MGEEGEKLSATVAEASDAGHAAHSVPSGSQKRPVKPGSSRADRLSSFELADFPALTGREEDWRFTPLNRLAGLHLPDGDDARLTGAAPAVSVTELDGVTVETVGRDDARLGSVLTPDDRVSAAAWASFEQATVVTIGADVEATAPVRIDITGTGTAPAAQHLLVVAAPNSRADVVFQHRGSAVVAQNIEFDVQEGAGLNVTSLQSWDDGAVHVSAQQARIGKDASFKHVAVSYGGSLVRLTPTSRLAGQGGETEMFGLYFADAGQHLEQRLFVDHAVANCKSNVLYKGALQGQDAHTVWVGDVLIRKEAEGTDSYEKNQNLVLSEGTRVDSVPNLEIETGLIDGAGHASSTAQFDDEQLFYLMARGIEEKDARELIVRGFLHEIIQKIGIAYVEESLIDQMDSELQVASL from the coding sequence ATGGGTGAGGAGGGCGAGAAGCTCTCCGCCACCGTGGCCGAGGCGTCCGACGCCGGCCACGCCGCGCACAGCGTCCCGTCCGGTTCTCAGAAGCGCCCGGTCAAGCCCGGGTCCTCCCGTGCCGACCGCCTCTCCAGCTTCGAGTTGGCGGACTTCCCGGCCCTGACGGGCCGCGAGGAGGACTGGCGCTTCACGCCCCTGAACCGGCTGGCCGGCCTGCACCTGCCCGACGGCGACGACGCCCGTCTGACCGGTGCGGCACCTGCCGTCTCGGTCACCGAGCTGGACGGCGTCACGGTGGAGACCGTGGGCCGGGACGATGCCCGGCTGGGCTCCGTCCTCACGCCGGACGATCGTGTCTCGGCTGCAGCCTGGGCCTCGTTCGAGCAGGCCACCGTCGTGACCATCGGCGCCGATGTCGAGGCCACCGCCCCGGTGCGCATCGACATCACCGGAACCGGCACGGCCCCGGCCGCCCAGCACCTGCTGGTGGTCGCCGCGCCCAACTCGCGCGCCGACGTCGTGTTCCAGCACCGCGGCTCGGCCGTGGTCGCGCAGAACATCGAGTTCGATGTGCAGGAAGGGGCCGGTCTGAACGTCACGTCCCTGCAGTCCTGGGATGACGGGGCGGTGCACGTCTCCGCCCAGCAGGCCCGGATCGGCAAGGACGCCTCGTTCAAGCACGTGGCCGTGTCCTACGGCGGGTCCCTGGTCCGCCTGACCCCGACCTCGCGGTTGGCCGGTCAGGGTGGCGAGACCGAGATGTTCGGCCTCTACTTCGCGGACGCCGGCCAGCACCTGGAGCAGCGCCTGTTCGTGGACCACGCCGTGGCGAACTGCAAGTCCAACGTCCTCTACAAGGGCGCCCTGCAGGGCCAGGACGCGCACACCGTCTGGGTGGGCGACGTCTTGATCCGCAAGGAGGCCGAGGGCACCGACAGCTACGAGAAGAACCAGAACCTGGTCCTCTCGGAGGGCACCCGCGTGGACTCGGTCCCGAACCTGGAGATCGAGACGGGCCTCATCGACGGAGCCGGTCACGCTTCCTCCACGGCCCAGTTCGACGACGAGCAGCTGTTCTACCTGATGGCCCGTGGCATCGAGGAGAAGGACGCCCGCGAGCTCATCGTCCGCGGCTTCCTCCACGAGATCATCCAGAAGATCGGGATCGCCTACGTCGAGGAGTCCCTCATCGACCAGATGGATTCCGAGCTGCAGGTGGCCAGCCTCTGA
- a CDS encoding ABC transporter ATP-binding protein: MPSSPSVLVSLEGLQKTVRSRRGDLHILKGVDFRARSGEVTALLGPNGAGKTTTLTIAQGLDRPDSGTVRLLGEDPWHAGAALRSQVGVMLQDGGLPPSATPARLLRHICSLYREPADMAALTERLGIDEFSGRDIRRLSGGQKQRVALAAALAGRPRVVFLDEPSAGLDPVSRQLVFDLILELKQAGLAVVLTTHLLDDAERLADHVVLLREGMVERSGSVAELTDRTGPTPVHFSVPQPLDSAALAAFPSGLHLVSEGPSAPADCTFRVEGLTTPDAWADLAGWWRDHRIMPTDVRLLHRSLEEVFLEVAP; this comes from the coding sequence GTGCCATCCTCACCCTCCGTCCTGGTGTCCCTTGAGGGACTGCAGAAGACCGTCCGTAGCCGCCGGGGAGATCTCCACATCCTCAAGGGCGTGGACTTCCGAGCCCGCAGTGGAGAGGTGACCGCCCTGCTGGGCCCCAACGGCGCCGGCAAGACCACCACCCTGACCATCGCGCAGGGGCTCGACCGTCCTGATTCCGGCACCGTCCGCCTGCTCGGCGAGGACCCTTGGCATGCCGGGGCCGCCCTGCGCAGCCAGGTCGGCGTCATGCTCCAGGACGGAGGGCTGCCACCGTCCGCCACCCCGGCACGGTTGCTGCGCCACATCTGCTCTCTCTACCGGGAGCCGGCTGACATGGCCGCCCTCACGGAGCGCCTCGGCATCGACGAGTTCTCCGGCCGGGACATCCGCCGTCTGTCCGGTGGCCAGAAGCAGCGGGTGGCGTTGGCCGCCGCCCTCGCGGGCCGCCCGCGCGTCGTGTTCCTGGACGAACCCAGCGCCGGGCTGGACCCCGTGTCCCGCCAACTGGTGTTCGACCTGATCCTCGAGCTGAAGCAGGCCGGACTGGCCGTGGTGCTCACCACCCATCTGCTCGATGACGCCGAGCGGCTGGCCGATCACGTGGTGCTCCTGCGGGAAGGCATGGTCGAACGGTCCGGGTCGGTCGCCGAGCTCACCGACCGCACGGGCCCGACCCCGGTCCACTTCTCCGTCCCGCAGCCACTGGACTCCGCCGCGCTGGCTGCCTTCCCGTCCGGACTCCACCTGGTGTCAGAGGGCCCCAGCGCGCCGGCCGACTGCACGTTCCGCGTCGAGGGGCTGACCACCCCCGACGCCTGGGCGGACCTGGCTGGGTGGTGGCGCGATCACCGCATCATGCCCACGGACGTGCGCCTGCTGCACCGTTCCCTTGAAGAGGTCTTTCTGGAGGTCGCCCCGTGA
- a CDS encoding metalloregulator ArsR/SmtB family transcription factor yields MYSTSQLDVPTAGPVDGQRESTRDRVLQVVLTQGPVSAARVGELLGLTAAAVRRHLDVLSEEGAVEVKLVSGNRGAGRPSRRYVVSRAGQSRLGNDYLEVAAQALHRLNQVGGADAVRSVARDRFAAVEDRYREAIGTASNLKDRTAALARVLDEEGFAASVRTVGLAANAGGRTTLKAAQICQGHCPLQDLAADFPQFCEEETELFARLLGVDVRRLSTLPTGGHVCTTHVPLGRDADQTDPAEQ; encoded by the coding sequence GTGTATTCCACCAGCCAGCTTGATGTGCCCACCGCGGGCCCGGTCGACGGGCAGCGCGAGAGCACCCGGGACCGGGTGCTGCAGGTTGTCCTGACCCAGGGCCCGGTCAGTGCCGCCCGCGTGGGCGAGTTGCTGGGCCTGACCGCGGCCGCCGTCCGTCGCCATCTGGACGTGCTGTCCGAGGAGGGCGCCGTCGAGGTCAAGCTCGTCTCCGGCAACCGCGGCGCCGGTCGCCCCTCGCGCCGGTACGTGGTCAGCCGCGCCGGTCAGTCCCGCCTCGGCAATGACTACCTCGAGGTCGCCGCGCAGGCCCTTCATCGGCTGAACCAGGTCGGAGGGGCGGACGCTGTCCGCTCCGTGGCCCGGGATCGCTTCGCTGCCGTCGAGGACCGCTACCGGGAGGCCATCGGCACCGCCTCTAACCTCAAGGACCGGACCGCCGCCCTGGCCCGGGTCCTGGACGAGGAGGGCTTCGCCGCCAGCGTCCGCACCGTGGGCCTGGCCGCCAACGCCGGAGGCAGGACCACCTTGAAGGCCGCTCAGATCTGTCAGGGCCACTGCCCACTCCAGGACCTGGCCGCGGACTTCCCTCAGTTCTGCGAGGAGGAGACGGAGCTCTTCGCCCGCCTGCTGGGCGTGGACGTCCGCCGATTGTCCACCCTGCCCACCGGCGGACACGTCTGCACCACCCACGTACCGCTGGGTCGGGATGCGGACCAGACAGATCCGGCGGAGCAGTGA
- a CDS encoding heme o synthase → MPSTLDAQSAASPAPSSARPVHRKIGFKRKAAAYVSLTKPRVMELLLVTTLPTMIFAQRGFPDVVTMIATMVGGALAAGSSAAFNCYIDRDIDKLMNRTKKRPLVTGEVTPREALIFAWAIGVVSIAILLWGTNLLAAGLGVLAIFFYVVVYSLILKRRTEQNIVWGGIAGCFPVLIAWAAVRETVEWPAIVLFLIIFLWTPPHYWPLSLKYKRDYQAADVPMLGAVASARVVSSQVVLYAWATVACSLLLVPLGWAGIVYTAVALVAGGWFVYESHVLYAESQKPEYNDKKAMKVFHLSITYLTLVFVALAVDPFVGSPLMPVPGIPS, encoded by the coding sequence ATGCCCAGCACCCTTGATGCCCAGTCCGCCGCGAGCCCGGCGCCCTCCAGCGCCCGTCCGGTCCACCGGAAGATCGGGTTCAAGCGGAAGGCCGCAGCCTACGTCTCGCTCACGAAGCCGCGGGTGATGGAACTGCTCCTGGTCACCACGCTGCCGACGATGATCTTCGCGCAGAGGGGCTTCCCGGACGTGGTCACCATGATCGCCACCATGGTGGGTGGCGCACTGGCCGCCGGTTCCTCCGCGGCCTTCAACTGTTACATCGACCGGGACATCGACAAGCTGATGAACCGGACCAAGAAGCGCCCTCTGGTCACCGGCGAGGTCACGCCACGCGAGGCCCTCATCTTCGCCTGGGCCATCGGCGTGGTGTCCATCGCCATCCTCCTCTGGGGCACCAACCTGCTGGCCGCCGGCCTCGGCGTCCTGGCCATCTTCTTCTACGTGGTCGTCTACAGCCTGATCCTGAAGCGCCGCACCGAACAGAACATCGTGTGGGGCGGGATCGCCGGCTGCTTCCCGGTCCTCATCGCCTGGGCCGCTGTCCGCGAGACCGTGGAGTGGCCGGCCATCGTGCTGTTCCTCATCATCTTCCTGTGGACCCCGCCCCACTACTGGCCGCTGTCCCTGAAGTACAAGCGTGACTACCAGGCCGCGGACGTGCCGATGCTCGGGGCCGTGGCCTCGGCGCGGGTGGTCTCCAGCCAGGTCGTGCTCTACGCCTGGGCCACCGTGGCCTGCTCATTGCTGCTGGTGCCGCTGGGCTGGGCCGGGATCGTCTACACGGCCGTCGCCCTCGTGGCCGGTGGCTGGTTCGTCTACGAGTCGCACGTGCTCTACGCGGAGTCTCAGAAGCCGGAGTACAACGACAAGAAGGCGATGAAGGTCTTCCACCTCTCCATCACCTATCTCACCCTCGTCTTCGTGGCACTGGCCGTGGATCCCTTCGTGGGCAGCCCGCTCATGCCGGTACCGGGCATCCCCTCCTGA
- a CDS encoding heme A synthase yields the protein MSTPTQSTAQSGSATRPGLWRRIDAGIGRYTPRDITRGTLVLAVISLVTEIGIIVTGGAVRLTASGLGCPTWPTCTDDSWVNTPEMGINGVIEFGNRLLTFVVGLAALAVLLWVWNLRKSHPSIFWISVGMLACIPAQAVVGGITVWTGLNPWVVAFHFLVSSVMVCFATLLVNRVGAEWRHRQAHGDQHVAPAAVVDGQTSALSRNLARGIFVVAWVVLYLGTIVTGTGPHGGDADAPRHDFDPLVVTRLHAFPVYLMTAAALVLLVVVLRQQSSRRQRISAWALIAVIAFQGIVGYIQHFTGLPIGVVLLHMLGTGLVVWAVTTVWDRQVSTYRTRPAVVRS from the coding sequence GTGAGTACCCCCACCCAGTCCACCGCCCAGAGCGGTTCCGCCACCCGCCCCGGGCTGTGGCGCCGCATCGATGCGGGCATCGGCCGATACACGCCACGGGACATCACCCGGGGCACCCTGGTGCTCGCCGTCATCTCGCTCGTGACCGAGATCGGCATCATCGTCACCGGTGGTGCCGTGCGTTTGACGGCTTCCGGGCTCGGTTGCCCGACGTGGCCCACCTGTACCGACGACTCCTGGGTCAACACCCCGGAGATGGGGATCAACGGCGTCATCGAATTCGGCAATCGCCTGCTGACCTTCGTGGTGGGACTGGCGGCCCTGGCGGTGCTGCTGTGGGTCTGGAACCTCCGCAAGTCTCATCCGAGCATCTTCTGGATCTCGGTGGGGATGCTGGCCTGCATCCCGGCGCAGGCCGTGGTGGGCGGCATCACCGTCTGGACCGGGCTGAACCCCTGGGTGGTGGCATTCCACTTCCTCGTCTCCTCCGTGATGGTCTGCTTCGCCACCCTGCTGGTGAACCGGGTCGGCGCTGAATGGCGTCACCGTCAGGCCCACGGGGACCAGCACGTGGCCCCGGCGGCAGTGGTGGACGGCCAGACCTCCGCTCTGTCCCGCAACCTGGCCCGGGGCATCTTCGTGGTTGCCTGGGTGGTCCTGTACCTCGGGACCATCGTGACCGGGACCGGTCCCCACGGTGGTGACGCGGACGCCCCCCGCCATGACTTCGACCCATTGGTGGTCACCCGCCTGCACGCCTTCCCCGTTTACCTCATGACGGCCGCGGCCCTCGTGCTGCTCGTGGTGGTCCTGCGCCAGCAGTCCTCGAGGCGGCAACGAATCTCGGCCTGGGCCCTCATCGCGGTGATCGCCTTTCAGGGGATCGTCGGCTACATCCAGCACTTCACCGGACTGCCGATCGGCGTGGTCCTGCTGCACATGCTGGGCACCGGCCTCGTCGTCTGGGCCGTCACCACCGTCTGGGACCGGCAGGTCTCCACCTACCGCACCCGGCCAGCAGTCGTCCGCTCCTAA
- a CDS encoding metal-sulfur cluster assembly factor, with protein MTTEAPQTELDDIREALHEVMDPELGVNIVDLGLLYGMHYAEDGALILDMTLTTAACPLTDMIEEQISNEIGTMVDEWRLNWVWMPPWGPERITDDGREQMRALGFNI; from the coding sequence ATGACCACTGAAGCACCCCAGACCGAACTGGATGACATCAGAGAGGCCCTGCACGAGGTCATGGACCCCGAGTTGGGCGTGAACATCGTGGACCTGGGCTTGCTCTACGGCATGCACTACGCCGAGGACGGCGCCCTGATCCTGGACATGACCCTGACCACCGCTGCGTGCCCCTTGACGGACATGATCGAGGAGCAGATCAGCAACGAGATCGGCACCATGGTGGACGAATGGCGCCTGAACTGGGTCTGGATGCCACCGTGGGGTCCCGAGCGGATCACCGACGACGGCCGTGAGCAGATGCGGGCCCTCGGCTTCAACATCTGA
- a CDS encoding ABC transporter permease, which produces MSSPVNTPHSTTSTAAAVSPQGSSPRLGNASSLARRVMAQGRYESVTAIRNGEQLLISLVLPLMALFAVVWSGLMDSAGVRGVDVAVPGVLALAVLSSAFTGQGIATGFDRRYGVLAYLSTTPLGPAGLILGKACAVLAVLLLQVVVIGGIGLALGWQPVWAGVPWAVLFLILGAASFTALGLLIAGTARPEATLALTNLLWVLLGAVGGAVFPVPAISWFSGIASFLPSAALGDGLRSAFGTGMPDVGALLVLAGWGILATVGALKWFKWR; this is translated from the coding sequence GTGAGCAGTCCCGTGAACACCCCTCACAGCACCACCAGCACCGCCGCGGCCGTGTCCCCGCAGGGCAGCTCCCCGCGGCTCGGCAACGCCAGCTCCCTGGCCCGCCGGGTCATGGCGCAGGGACGTTATGAGTCCGTCACCGCGATCCGCAACGGCGAGCAGCTGCTGATCTCACTCGTCCTACCCCTCATGGCCCTGTTCGCCGTCGTCTGGTCCGGACTGATGGACAGTGCCGGGGTCCGCGGCGTGGACGTGGCGGTGCCGGGCGTCCTTGCCCTCGCCGTGCTCAGCTCGGCCTTCACCGGGCAGGGCATCGCCACTGGATTCGACCGCCGTTACGGCGTACTGGCCTACCTGTCCACGACTCCCCTCGGGCCGGCCGGGCTCATCCTGGGCAAGGCCTGCGCCGTCCTGGCGGTCCTGTTGCTCCAGGTCGTGGTGATCGGCGGGATCGGTCTCGCGCTGGGCTGGCAGCCCGTCTGGGCCGGGGTGCCGTGGGCCGTCCTCTTCCTCATCCTCGGGGCGGCCTCGTTCACCGCCCTCGGGCTCCTCATCGCGGGCACCGCCCGGCCAGAGGCCACCCTGGCCCTCACCAACCTGCTGTGGGTGCTGCTGGGCGCCGTGGGCGGGGCCGTCTTCCCGGTCCCCGCCATCAGCTGGTTCTCCGGCATCGCCTCCTTCCTGCCCTCGGCCGCGCTGGGTGACGGTCTACGGTCCGCCTTCGGCACCGGAATGCCCGACGTCGGCGCCCTCCTCGTCCTGGCCGGCTGGGGCATCCTGGCCACGGTCGGCGCCCTGAAGTGGTTCAAATGGCGCTGA
- the sufB gene encoding Fe-S cluster assembly protein SufB — MTDQIIKENADPGVISEVLEKNPELNAIGAYQFGWSDQNDAGANARRGINEDVVRDISAKKNEPEWMLNLRLKGLKYFDRKPMPTWGADLSGIDFDNIKYFVRSTEGQAKSWEDLPEDIRNTYERLGIPEAERERLVSGVAAQYESEVVYHQIREDLEEQGVIFLDTDTGLKEYPEIFKEYFGSIIPVGDNKFAALNTAAWSGGSFVYVPKGVHVEIPLQAYFRINTENMGQFERTLIIADEDSYVHYIEGCTAPIYNSDSLHSAVVEIVVKKNARVRYTTIQNWSTNVYNLVTKRAVAEEGATMEWIDGNIGSKVTQKYPAVYLTGEHAKGETLSIAFAGADQHQDTGSKMVHLAPNTSSSIVSKSVARSGGRAAYRGLVQVMEGAKNAANSVVCDALLVDTISRSDTYPYIDIREDDATLGHEATVSRVSEEQLFYLMSRGMSETEAMAMIVRGFIEPIARELPMEYALELNKLIELQMEGSVG; from the coding sequence ATGACCGATCAGATCATCAAGGAGAACGCCGACCCGGGCGTGATCTCCGAGGTATTGGAGAAGAACCCGGAACTCAATGCGATTGGCGCCTACCAGTTCGGCTGGTCGGACCAGAATGACGCGGGCGCCAATGCCCGCCGCGGCATCAACGAGGACGTCGTCCGGGACATCTCGGCGAAGAAGAACGAGCCCGAGTGGATGCTCAACCTCCGCCTCAAGGGCCTGAAGTACTTCGACCGCAAGCCCATGCCGACCTGGGGCGCCGACCTCTCCGGCATCGACTTCGACAACATCAAGTACTTCGTCCGCTCCACGGAGGGCCAGGCGAAGTCCTGGGAGGACCTGCCGGAGGACATCCGCAACACCTATGAGCGCCTCGGCATCCCCGAGGCTGAGCGTGAGCGCCTGGTCTCCGGTGTGGCCGCCCAGTACGAGTCCGAGGTCGTCTACCACCAGATCCGTGAGGATCTGGAGGAGCAGGGCGTCATCTTCCTGGACACGGACACGGGCCTCAAGGAGTACCCGGAGATCTTCAAGGAGTACTTCGGCTCCATCATCCCGGTGGGGGACAACAAGTTCGCCGCGCTGAACACCGCCGCCTGGTCCGGCGGCTCCTTCGTCTACGTCCCCAAGGGCGTCCACGTGGAGATCCCGCTCCAGGCCTACTTCCGCATCAACACCGAGAACATGGGCCAGTTCGAGCGAACCCTGATCATCGCGGACGAGGACTCCTACGTCCACTACATCGAGGGCTGCACCGCCCCGATCTACAACTCGGACTCCCTGCACTCGGCCGTCGTCGAGATCGTGGTGAAGAAGAACGCCCGCGTTCGCTACACCACCATCCAGAACTGGTCCACCAACGTGTACAACCTGGTGACCAAGCGCGCGGTGGCCGAAGAGGGCGCCACCATGGAGTGGATCGACGGCAACATCGGTTCCAAGGTCACCCAGAAGTACCCGGCCGTGTACCTCACGGGTGAGCACGCCAAGGGCGAGACCCTGTCCATCGCCTTCGCCGGCGCGGACCAGCACCAGGACACCGGGTCCAAGATGGTGCACCTGGCCCCGAACACCTCCAGCTCGATCGTCTCCAAGTCCGTGGCCCGCTCGGGCGGCCGTGCCGCCTACCGCGGACTCGTCCAGGTGATGGAGGGCGCCAAGAACGCGGCGAACTCCGTGGTCTGTGACGCCCTGCTGGTGGACACGATCTCCCGCTCGGACACCTACCCGTACATCGACATCCGCGAGGATGACGCCACCCTCGGCCACGAGGCCACGGTCTCGCGCGTCTCCGAGGAACAGCTCTTCTACCTGATGAGCCGCGGCATGTCCGAGACCGAGGCCATGGCGATGATCGTGCGCGGGTTCATCGAGCCCATCGCACGTGAGCTGCCCATGGAGTACGCCCTGGAACTGAACAAGCTGATCGAATTGCAGATGGAAGGATCGGTAGGCTGA
- the sufC gene encoding Fe-S cluster assembly ATPase SufC, whose amino-acid sequence MSTLEIKDLHVSIETETGPKEILKGVSLTINTGETHAIMGPNGSGKSTLASTIAGHPRYEVTSGSITLDGENVLEMSVDERARAGLFLAMQYPVEIPGVTMTNFLRTAKTAIDGEAPSLRHWTKDVKAAMEGLKIDPSFAARNVNEGFSGGEKKRVEILQLELFKPKFAVLDETDSGLDVDALRVVSEGVNRAQDTGAMGTLLITHYTRILQYIKPQFVHVFVDGKVAESGGAELADRLEAEGYERFETAATGA is encoded by the coding sequence ATGTCTACCCTGGAAATCAAGGACCTGCACGTCTCCATCGAGACCGAGACCGGCCCCAAGGAGATCCTCAAGGGCGTCAGCCTGACCATCAACACCGGCGAGACCCACGCCATCATGGGCCCCAACGGCTCCGGCAAGTCCACCCTCGCCTCGACCATCGCCGGCCACCCCCGCTACGAGGTCACCTCCGGCAGCATCACCCTGGACGGCGAGAACGTCCTCGAGATGTCCGTGGACGAGCGGGCCCGCGCCGGCCTGTTCCTGGCCATGCAGTACCCGGTCGAGATCCCGGGGGTCACCATGACCAACTTCCTGCGCACCGCCAAGACCGCCATCGACGGCGAGGCGCCGTCCCTGCGTCACTGGACCAAGGACGTCAAGGCCGCCATGGAGGGCCTGAAGATCGATCCGTCCTTCGCGGCCCGTAACGTCAACGAGGGCTTCTCCGGTGGCGAGAAGAAGCGCGTGGAGATCCTCCAGCTCGAACTCTTCAAGCCGAAGTTCGCCGTGTTGGACGAGACCGACTCCGGCCTCGACGTCGACGCCCTGCGCGTGGTCTCCGAGGGCGTCAACCGCGCCCAGGACACCGGAGCCATGGGCACCCTGCTGATCACCCACTACACCCGGATCCTGCAGTACATCAAGCCGCAGTTCGTCCACGTCTTCGTGGACGGCAAGGTCGCCGAGTCCGGCGGCGCCGAGCTGGCCGACCGCCTCGAGGCCGAGGGCTACGAGCGCTTCGAGACCGCTGCAACCGGAGCCTGA
- a CDS encoding energy-coupling factor ABC transporter ATP-binding protein gives MEPTITQNRDSITHGRPGSGATASGLELRAAVVDAPGAAPGPGQSAGSEAGTIRVLGPVDLVASEPTVAVIGANGSGKSTLIRLLNGLVLPAAGSVRVHGLDAATETTAVRARTGFVFTDPLVQLVMPTAAEDIELSLRRTHRGRPERRAAAERLLQAHGLGGLGHRSIYDLSGGQRQRLALASVLATDPVLLVADEPTTLLDLEWTLEVQELLLSLPGSGRCEQVVFTTHDLDFAAQADRCLVIADGHIVHDASGPDAVQWYRTDVLARRSRRDGRDTGMDRL, from the coding sequence GTGGAGCCCACCATCACACAAAACCGCGACAGCATCACCCACGGCCGGCCCGGCAGCGGGGCAACAGCCTCCGGCCTCGAGCTGCGCGCCGCAGTGGTCGATGCCCCCGGGGCCGCGCCGGGACCCGGACAGTCGGCCGGTTCGGAAGCCGGCACCATCCGCGTCCTGGGTCCGGTGGACCTGGTGGCCTCCGAACCCACGGTCGCGGTGATCGGAGCCAACGGCTCGGGGAAGTCGACGCTCATCCGCCTGCTCAACGGTCTGGTCCTGCCCGCAGCGGGCAGCGTGCGCGTGCACGGCCTGGACGCGGCCACGGAGACCACGGCCGTCCGCGCGCGGACCGGATTCGTCTTCACCGACCCACTCGTCCAGCTGGTGATGCCCACCGCCGCAGAGGACATCGAGCTCTCCCTGCGGCGCACGCACCGCGGCCGCCCGGAGCGAAGGGCGGCTGCCGAGCGCCTGTTGCAGGCGCACGGCCTCGGTGGCCTGGGGCACCGCAGCATCTATGACCTCTCCGGTGGGCAGCGCCAGCGCCTGGCCCTGGCCTCCGTTCTGGCCACGGACCCCGTGTTGCTGGTGGCCGACGAACCCACCACCCTGCTGGATCTGGAGTGGACACTCGAGGTCCAAGAACTCCTGCTGTCCCTGCCTGGATCCGGCCGGTGTGAGCAGGTCGTGTTCACCACCCACGACCTCGACTTCGCCGCCCAAGCGGACCGGTGCCTCGTCATCGCCGACGGGCACATCGTCCATGACGCCTCCGGCCCGGACGCCGTTCAGTGGTACCGCACGGACGTCCTGGCCCGCCGAAGCCGCAGGGATGGCCGGGACACGGGAATGGACAGGCTGTGA
- a CDS encoding energy-coupling factor transporter transmembrane protein EcfT — translation MNLLDYRPGHTAVHRCPLWAKYAVLLALSGILVFWRQPLVVGVTGAVVFTLYLAASLPREFLAPWRRGWPLLLFAGIARFVSGIWGPTAAPPLEALGPALVVVAAVFGALAAARLLVITTPGTELLDGLERFFGVLRPVGVNPEAAALAVNVMIRSIPWVGGAVRRNAEALASRGLRRGPVRLMGPVLVATVGHARATGEALAARGLPGDHGETRESRPS, via the coding sequence GTGAATCTGCTGGACTACCGGCCCGGCCATACCGCGGTGCACCGCTGCCCGCTGTGGGCCAAGTACGCTGTGCTGCTGGCGCTCTCGGGAATCCTCGTCTTCTGGCGCCAGCCGCTGGTGGTCGGCGTGACCGGGGCGGTGGTCTTCACCCTCTACCTGGCGGCCTCGCTCCCCCGCGAGTTCCTCGCCCCCTGGCGCCGCGGCTGGCCCCTGCTGCTGTTCGCCGGCATCGCCCGCTTCGTCTCCGGGATCTGGGGCCCGACGGCGGCCCCGCCCCTCGAGGCGCTCGGTCCGGCCCTCGTGGTGGTGGCCGCGGTGTTCGGCGCCCTGGCCGCGGCGCGGTTGCTGGTGATCACCACCCCGGGCACAGAACTGCTCGACGGGCTGGAGCGGTTCTTCGGCGTCCTGCGCCCGGTAGGCGTCAATCCCGAGGCGGCTGCCCTGGCGGTCAACGTGATGATCCGGTCCATCCCCTGGGTGGGTGGAGCGGTCCGTCGCAACGCCGAGGCCCTGGCCTCGCGCGGGCTGCGGCGTGGACCGGTACGGCTCATGGGACCGGTGCTGGTGGCGACCGTGGGGCACGCCCGCGCCACGGGTGAGGCCCTGGCTGCTCGCGGGCTGCCAGGGGACCACGGCGAGACACGAGAATCCCGGCCATCCTGA